The Streptomyces sp. NBC_00659 genomic interval TCGGATTGATAAGTTCCGGCTTCAACCCTGCTTCGCTCATGCTCAATCTCCTCTCCATGCCCTTCGACATCGCCCAGGACAAGAAGGAGAGGAAACTGAAGAAGGAATCCGAAAGGCTCAAGAACGCCTGGCGGCTCGAGAAGCAGCTCCCCGAGCATGAGAAGCTGCTGCGGATCGTCAGTCCGACGGAACCCCCCGAATGAAGTGACCGTCCGCTAGGGCTCCCGTGACCAAGCCAGTGCGGCGGCGGCGATGGTGATCGCACACCGTACTCGCTGCTCCGTGAAGGCTCTCCGCAACTCGGCGGAGCTGAACCAGACCGGTTCCTCCACCGATTCCATGACCTCCGGTGACCGCTTCCCGAACTCAGGGGTCGCCACAAATGCCTCGACCACTTCGATGGAAGACTCGATCAGGCCGGTGTCCGCGTGGAGCACGCCCAGACGTTTGGTGCTGGTCGCGGTCAGGCCGGTCTCTTCGTTCAATTCCCGGGCCGCGGCTTCCTCGACCGACTCACCGGACTCCCGGCCTCCCCGCGGGAATTCCCACGACAGATCGCCGATCGGGTAGCGGAAAGCGGGAACGAGCGCGACGGTGT includes:
- a CDS encoding NUDIX hydrolase; its protein translation is MYRNAYGSLYDDAVVSPDGKPGHYLRWKWSTPGVVVVPRWADTVALVPAFRYPIGDLSWEFPRGGRESGESVEEAAARELNEETGLTATSTKRLGVLHADTGLIESSIEVVEAFVATPEFGKRSPEVMESVEEPVWFSSAELRRAFTEQRVRCAITIAAAALAWSREP